One genomic segment of Panicum virgatum strain AP13 chromosome 2N, P.virgatum_v5, whole genome shotgun sequence includes these proteins:
- the LOC120661742 gene encoding COMPASS-like H3K4 histone methylase component WDR5B, protein MSQQPPPPPPYRPYRQVRAATPHTRAVSCVRFSPCGRLLATASLDGTVALLSPSSLAVIAVLRGQTDGVSDLCWSTESFYLCTASDDRTLRIWDIRPVLAGGAQADPGADRCVRVLRGHTNFVFSANFNPQTSSQVASGGFDCTVRIWDVKTGRCTRAIDAHNEPVTSVHFIRDGSIIVSGSHDGSCKIWDAKTGACLKTVIDDMKPAVSFSMFSPNGKFILVATLDDSLKLCNFATGKFLKVYSGHVNRVYCIQSAFSITNGKYIVSGSEDNCVYIWDLQGRNILQKLEGHTDTVVSVSCHPTENKIASGGLDNDRTVRLWVQDS, encoded by the exons AtgtcgcagcagccgccgccgccgccgccgtatcgGCCGTACAGGCAGGTGCGGGCGGCGACGCCCCACACACGCGCGGTCTCCTGCGTGCGCTTCTCCCCCTGCGGGCGCCTCCTCGCGACGGCGTCCCTCGACGGGACGGTCGCGCTGCTCTCCCCGTCCTCGCTCGCCGTAATCGCCGTCCTGCGCGGCCAAACCGACGGCGTCTCCGACCTGTGCTGGTCCACGGAGTCGTTCTACCTCTGCACCGCCTCCGACGACCGCACCCTCCGCATCTGGGACATCCGCCccgtcctcgccggcggcgcccaggCCGACCCCGGCGCCGACCGCTGCGTCCGCGTGCTCAGGGGGCACACCAACTTCGTCTTCAGCGCCAACTTCAACCCGCAGACCAGCTCGCAGGTCGCCTCCGGGGGGTTCGACTGTACAGTGCGCATCTGGGACGTCAAGACCGGCCGATGTACCCGTGCCATCGACGCGCACAACGAGCCCGTCACCTCCGTGCACTTCATTAGGGACGGCTCAATCATTGTCTCGGGAAGCCATGACGGGAGCTGCAAGATTTGGGACGCCAAGACTGGGGCTTGCCTCAAGACGGTCATCGACGACATGAAGCCCGCCGTGTCCTTCTCCATGTTCTCGCCCAATGGCAAGTTCATCCTCGTCGCCACGCTTGATGACTCACTG AAACTATGCAACTTTGCTACCGGCAAGTTCTTGAAGGTATACAGTGGACATGTGAACAGAGTATACTGTATCCAGTCTGCGTTTTCCATTACAAATGGGAAGTACATTGTAAGTGGATCAGAAGACAACTGTGTGTACATATGGGATCTGCAAGGGAGAAATATCCTTCAGAAACTGGAAGGCCATACTGACACTGTCGTCTCCGTGTCCTGCCATCCAACAGAGAACAAGATTGCTTCCGGTGGCCTTGATAATGATAGGACTGTGAGACTATGGGTTCAAGATAGCTGA
- the LOC120658985 gene encoding uncharacterized protein LOC120658985, producing the protein MLPRAYNSRSGRRRFLNVSTGECARARIPDLRSNYFLGTTAEGLLVLCRKDDHVVQLLNPLTGRLTDLPCADTMLQTLWVDLRLGSFITVRSAGLADDSTVALLYDTSDERGMLAVAKPGDEQWTRLSLDDLAHHSIEPTMAAVMPYAGRLYCVTHKSISVVETAADRKPRLAPVADHRLAGGQRWSCNDWMYPVYDDGGDLILVHRNTELTRRGERYMTYQAKLDTGDVVPTRGLGGQALFLSSGRSVSVSAKISSSISTDTVYVCDHGRKADAVAFDLLGASAAELNFGEDDKATCFHESSAHDLKCFAFATPYIF; encoded by the coding sequence ATGCTCCCGCGCGCCTACAACAgccgcagcggccggcggcgcttccTGAACGTCTCCACCGGCGAGTGCGCCCGCGCGCGCATCCCGGACCTCCGCAGCAACTACTTCCTCGGGACCACTGCCGAGGGCCTCCTCGTCCTGTGCCGGAAGGACGACCACGTCGTCCAGCTCCTCAACCCGCTCACGGGGCGGCTCACCGACTTGCCGTGCGCGGACACGATGCTGCAGACACTCTGGGTAGACCTCAGGCTTGGTTCCTTCATCACCGTGCGCAGCGCGGGCCTCGCCGACGACTCGACGGTGGCGCTCCTGTACGACACCAGTGACGAACGAGGCATGCTAGCCGTCGCCAAGCCCGGCGATGAGCAATGGACGCGCTTGTCGCTCGACGATCTCGCGCACCATAGCATCGAGCCAACGATGGCGGCAGTGATGCCGTACGCGGGCCGCCTGTACTGCGTCACCCACAAGAGCATCTCGGTGGTGGAGACCGCGGCGGACCGGAAGCCGCGGCTGGCGCCGGTCGCCGACCACAGACTGGCCGGCGGACAACGATGGAGTTGCAACGACTGGATGTACCCGGTGTACGACGACGGCGGGGACCTGATCCTTGTCCATCGGAACACCGAGCTCACCCGCAGAGGCGAGAGGTACATGACGTACCAGGCGAAGCTGGACACGGGCGACGTGGTGCCGACGCGCGGGCTGGGCGGACAAGCCTTGTTCCTTTCCAGTGGTCGTTCAGTGTCGGTGTCCGCCAAGATTTCCTCGTCCATCAGCACCGACACCGTCTACGTGTGCGACCATGGCAGGAAAGCAGATGCTGTCGCCTTTGATCTCCTGGGTGCAAGCGCCGCCGAACTCAACTTTGGCGAGGACGACAAGGCCACGTGCTTTCATGAATCTAGTGCCCATGATTTGAAATGCTTTGCATTCGCTACTCCATATATTTTCTGA